One genomic segment of Hevea brasiliensis isolate MT/VB/25A 57/8 chromosome 3, ASM3005281v1, whole genome shotgun sequence includes these proteins:
- the LOC110672608 gene encoding uncharacterized protein LOC110672608 isoform X1, giving the protein MGKQNKSKTTQSFGKGKVTPMQIAFIVDRYLIDNNFPETRSVFRNEASSLISKSPVQEAPKSLLSLGAMLNEYISLKEQKVMVDQERVRLEQERFRVQTLLQGMQDVMNTYNASGSAPAPMIQTSTARPADMVPQLGLSGGSVAGCPMYTSPTVMPVSMPSNVNKERGNLSSSVTNCPLTRKRSGSNFAVEAPPVVKKSRGKLPSRKTPNKGTYNQSDNAATTQETAQLDNAATTKEATCSSVTGSSTHNRTTSGPVVHGSTVAKSLFNQPSFSSPAHSTGPKTPPQAISFHNDKSVSPVGISSNAHGNNNNTPQETPTNCTVITSERVIVSPCKHVAYTMERNHCISSSSPVKTTFKRLSMRENVKGRLDFDGSDVTANLDKPIVDEISTSESDKEGDIFDIDLPNLDAFGANFFSELLVDLDLGFEGIGCPCQPLLGPPADTVSGSSHESRDGRLVVDQVTSEFSSTVTEVISGKDVNIQGPDTVTAVKSIRKCIILSPAKTHSSMEQENHTDRN; this is encoded by the exons ATGGGGAAGCAAAACAAATCGAAAACCACCCAGTCGTTCGGAAAGGGAAAAGTGACGCCGATGCAAATTGCATTCATCGTGGATCGGTATCTCATTGACAACAACTTCCCTGAAACTCGCTCTGTCTTCAGGAATGAGGCCTCTTCTCTCATCTCCAAATCTCCAGTTCAAGAG gcaCCCAAGAGTTTGTTGAGTTTGGGGGCGATGTTGAACGAGTATATCTCCTTGAAGGAGCAGAAAGTGATGGTGGATCAGGAAAGGGTCCGTTTGGAGCAAGAAAGATTCAGGGTCCAGACCCTTCTGCAGGGCATGCAAGATGTAATGAATACTTATAATGCTAGTGGAAGTGCACCAGCACCTATGATCCAGACCTCTACAGCAAGGCCTGCGGATATGGTTCCTCAACTAGGGCTCAGTGGTGGATCTGTAGCAG GCTGTCCTATGTACACATCGCCAACTGTTATGCCAGTCTCTATGCCCTCCAATGTCAATAAGGAGCGTGGTAATCTATCTTCCTCTGTCACAAATTGCCCATTAACGAGGAAGAGATCAGGCTCAAATTTTGCTGTAGAAGCCCCTCCAGTTGTTAAGAAATCTCGGGGCAAGTTACCATCCAGGAAAACACCAAATAAAG GTACATATAATCAATCTGATAATGCAGCAACTACTCAAGAAACTGCTCAACTTGATAATGCAGCCACTACAAAAGAAGCAACTTGTTCATCTGTGACTGGGTCATCAACTCATAACCGCACAACTAGTGGTCCGGTAGTTCATGGATCTACTGTTGCAAAGAGTTTGTTTAATCAACCTTCGTTTTCCTCCCCAGCTCATTCAACTGGCCCCAAAACACCACCACAAGCAATTTCCTTTCACAATGATAAATCTGTATCTCCAGTTGGTATCTCTTCCAATGCTCACGGCAATAACAACAATACTCCTCAGGAGACTCCTACAAATTGCACCGTGATTACGTCAGAAAGAGTGATTGTGAGCCCGTGCAAACATGTGGCATACACCATGGAGAGAAACCATTGCATTTCTTCATCCTCACCAGTCAAGACAACCTTCAAGAGGTTGAGTATGAGGGAAAATGTCAAAGGAAGGCTCGATTTTGATGGTTCTGATGTGACTGCCAACTTGGATAAACCAATTGTTGATGAGATCTCAACGTCTGAGTCTGACAAGGAAGGAGATATTTTTGACATTGATTTGCCTAATTTAGATGCATTTGGAGCTAACTTCTTCTCGGAATTGTTAGTTGATCTGGATCTTGGCTTTGAAGGGATAGGTTGTCCTTGCCAGCCACTCTTGGGTCCTCCTGCAGACACTGTTTCTGG GTCCTCGCATGAATCCAGGGATGGTCGTTTGGTTGTTGATCAAGTCACGTCAGAATTTTCCTCAACTGTGACTGAGGTGATCTCAGGAAAAGATGTGAACATTCAAG GTCCTGATACTGTTACTGCTGTGAAGTCTATAAGAAAGTGCATCATCTTAAGCCCTG CAAAAACCCATAGTTCTATGGAACAAGAGAATCATACGGACAGAAACTAA
- the LOC110672609 gene encoding nuclear intron maturase 4, mitochondrial, whose amino-acid sequence MRVPDVQITLKSYMVLKIFLNRAHFRHFLKLYALHPLHYRVSLASSVLSSRYYLFLPQFGQTLLLGQPWETSHHQQQQQRWHCSKKHCLNCFSGKRILCNSSTRMKRTTSHLSGTPIERLQACTNYSTLTEVNDSINMGTGKATLAKNLGFLLEESSDLNDRRCKSRMELKRSLELRIKKRVKEQYLNGKFHDLMIRVIANPETLRDAYDCIRLNANVDIASDNDNISFEPLAEELSSGSFDISTNTFSISTRGVRKEILVLPKLKLKVVQEAMRIVLEVVYRPHFSKTSHGCRSGRGHHSALKYISKDIPNPDWWFTLIVSKKLDTYVLDKLISIMEDTIEDPRFYDMIRGMYAAQVLNLEFGGYPKGHGLPQEGVLSPILMNIYLNDFDHEFYRLSMNYEALNSGYHLEGEQFNSKLRSWFRRQLKGDDLKTMAVKNSGPTIHCCRFMDEFFFAVSGSKDVALGFKSDVVGYLQNSLQLDVSSETEIISCAGPQTIRFLGTLVRRRVKESAAVRAVHKLKDKVKMFSLQKQEAWDAGTIRIGKKWLAHGLRKVKESEIKHLADSSSLLSQISCFRKPGMETDHWYKHLLKIWINDIKAKTVECEEFILSKYVAEPALPQELRDSFHEFQKCAKEYINSETAMTLALLPNSSSSSEIITEIIAPVNVIKKRLLRYGLITSEGHSCVNPKLILQDKDQIIDWFSGIVYRWNRWYGDCENFADIELIIKNQVWKSCIRTLAAKYRIHETEVEIRFDLELRSIFSIRDIEQEVENEASNFLAFENDEALMYGISYSGMCLLSLARMVSPSRPCNCFVMGCLAAAPSVYTLHVMERQKFPVWKTGFSACIHPSLNGRRIGLCNQHLKDFYVGRVSLQSVDFNSWK is encoded by the exons ATGAGAGTTCCCGATGTTCAGATAACCCTAAAATCATACATGGTGCTAAAGATTTTTCTCAACAGAGCTCACTTTCGCCACTTTCTCAAGTTATATGCACTGCACCCACTTCACTACCGCGTCTCTCTTGCCTCCTCTGTACTCTCTTCGCGTTATTATCTGTTTTTACCGCAATTTGGGCAAACACTTCTTTTGGGGCAACCATGGGAGACTTCCCACCACCAGCAGCAGCAGCAGAGATGGCACTGCAGCAAGAAACATTGCCTCAACTGCTTCTCCGGAAAACGAATCCTATGCAACTCATCTACAAGGATGAAACGCACCACCTCACACTTGTCAG GAACACCAATAGAAAGATTGCAAGCTTGCACAAATTATTCTACTCTTACAGAAGTTAATGATAGCATTaatatgggcactggaaaagcaaCACTGGCAAAAAATTTAGGTTTTCTTCTTGAGGAATCTTCCGATCTTAATGATAGAAGATGCAAGAGTCGAATGGAGCTCAAGAGGTCTCTTGAACTCCGAATAAAGAAGAGGGTGAAGGAGCAATATTTGAATGGGAAGTTTCATGATTTAATGATTAGAGTGATTGCAAACCCAGAAACCCTTCGGGATGCTTATGATTGTATTAGGCTCAATGCTAATGTTGATATAGCATCAGATAATGACAATATATCTTTTGAACCTCTGGCAGAAGAGCTCTCTAGTGGGAGTTTTGATATTAGCACAAACACTTTCTCTATTTCAACAAGAGGTGTAAGAAAAGAAATCCTTGTCCTTCCTAAACTGAAGTTGAAGGTTGTTCAAGAAGCCATGAGAATAGTTTTGGAAGTTGTTTACAGGCCCCACTTTTCTAAAACATCCCATGGTTGTCGAAGTGGAAGGGGGCACCATTCAGCATTGAAATACATCAGCAAAGACATCCCTAATCCTGATTGGTGGTTTACATTAATTGTAAGTAAAAAGCTGGACACGTATGTCCTTGATAAACTTATCTCCATAATGGAGGATACGATTGAAGACCCTCGCTTTTATGATATGATTCGAGGCATGTATGCTGCCCAGGTGCTCAACTTGGAGTTTGGGGGTTACCCAAAGGGCCATGGTCTTCCACAAGAGGGAGTGTTGTCTCCGATACTAATGAACATATACCTTAATGACTTTGACCATGAATTTTATAGGCTTTCAATGAACTATGAAGCTCTCAATTCGGGTTATCATCTTGAAGGAGAGCAATTCAATTCCAAGCTGCGCAGCTGGTTTAGGAGACAGCTTAAAGGTGATGATCTTAAAACAATGGCTGTGAAAAATTCTGGTCCAACAATTCATTGCTGTCGCTTCATGGATGAGTTTTTTTTTGCAGTTTCTGGATCGAAAGATGTTGCTCTTGGTTTCAAGTCTGATGTTGTGGGTTACTTGCAGAATTCTTTGCAGTTAGATGTTTCTAGTGAAACAGAAATAATATCTTGTGCAGGACCTCAAACAATTCGCTTTCTAGGCACTTTGGTTAGACGACGTGTGAAAGAGAGTGCTGCTGTAAGGGCTGTTCACAAGTTGAAAGACAAAGTCAAGATGTTTTCTCTACAAAAACAAGAGGCTTGGGATGCTGGGACGATCAGAATTGGGAAGAAATGGTTGGCTCATGGTTTGAGGAAGGTCAAAGAGTCAGAAATCAAACATTTAGCTGATAGCAGCTCTCTATTGAGTCAAATTTCCTGCTTTCGCAAACCTGGAATGGAAACTGATCATTGGTATAAGCACTTACTTAAAATATGGATAAATGACATTAAAGCAAAAACAGTAGAGTGTGAAGAATTTATCTTATCTAAGTATGTTGCAGAACCAGCCCTTCCACAAGAACTGAGAGATTCCTTTCATGAATTTCAAAAGTGTGCAAAAGAATACATCAATTCTGAGACAGCTATGACTCTTGCTCTTTTGCCAAATTCCAGCTCATCCTCTGAAATCATCACTGAGATTATTGCTCCTGTTAATGTCATTAAGAAGCGTTTATTACGATATGGATTGATCACATCTGAAGGACACTCCTGTGTGAATCCTAAACTTATTTTACAAGATAAGGATCAGATTATCGACTGGTTTTCAGGTATCGTTTACCGTTGGAATAGGTGGTATGGTGATTGTGAGAATTTTGCTGATATAGAGCTCATaattaagaatcaagtttggaaaTCTTGCATTCGTACTTTAGCTGCAAAGTATAGAATTCATGAAACTGAAGTGGAGATACGGTTTGATTTAGAGCTGAGAAGTATCTTTTCTATCCGAGATATAGAGCAAGAGGTGGAAAATGAGGCATCAAACTTTCTAGCTTTTGAAAATGATGAAGCATTAATGTATGGAATTTCTTACAGTGGCATGTGTTTACTATCGCTAGCGAGAATGGTGAGTCCGTCACGACCTTGCAATTGTTTTGTTATGGGGTGCTTAGCAGCTGCACCAAGTGTTTATACACTTCATGTGATGGAAAGACAGAAGTTTCCTGTCTGGAAGACAGGCTTTTCAGCTTGTATACATCCCAGTTTGAATGGAAGGCGAATTGGGTTGTGTAACCAGCATTTAAAGGATTTTTATGTTGGTCGTGTATCACTTCAGTCTGTTGATTTCAATTCATGGAAATGA
- the LOC110672608 gene encoding uncharacterized protein LOC110672608 isoform X2, which yields MGKQNKSKTTQSFGKGKVTPMQIAFIVDRYLIDNNFPETRSVFRNEASSLISKSPVQEAPKSLLSLGAMLNEYISLKEQKVMVDQERVRLEQERFRVQTLLQGMQDVMNTYNASGSAPAPMIQTSTARPADMVPQLGLSGGSVAGCPMYTSPTVMPVSMPSNVNKERGNLSSSVTNCPLTRKRSGSNFAVEAPPVVKKSRGKLPSRKTPNKATTQETAQLDNAATTKEATCSSVTGSSTHNRTTSGPVVHGSTVAKSLFNQPSFSSPAHSTGPKTPPQAISFHNDKSVSPVGISSNAHGNNNNTPQETPTNCTVITSERVIVSPCKHVAYTMERNHCISSSSPVKTTFKRLSMRENVKGRLDFDGSDVTANLDKPIVDEISTSESDKEGDIFDIDLPNLDAFGANFFSELLVDLDLGFEGIGCPCQPLLGPPADTVSGSSHESRDGRLVVDQVTSEFSSTVTEVISGKDVNIQGPDTVTAVKSIRKCIILSPAKTHSSMEQENHTDRN from the exons ATGGGGAAGCAAAACAAATCGAAAACCACCCAGTCGTTCGGAAAGGGAAAAGTGACGCCGATGCAAATTGCATTCATCGTGGATCGGTATCTCATTGACAACAACTTCCCTGAAACTCGCTCTGTCTTCAGGAATGAGGCCTCTTCTCTCATCTCCAAATCTCCAGTTCAAGAG gcaCCCAAGAGTTTGTTGAGTTTGGGGGCGATGTTGAACGAGTATATCTCCTTGAAGGAGCAGAAAGTGATGGTGGATCAGGAAAGGGTCCGTTTGGAGCAAGAAAGATTCAGGGTCCAGACCCTTCTGCAGGGCATGCAAGATGTAATGAATACTTATAATGCTAGTGGAAGTGCACCAGCACCTATGATCCAGACCTCTACAGCAAGGCCTGCGGATATGGTTCCTCAACTAGGGCTCAGTGGTGGATCTGTAGCAG GCTGTCCTATGTACACATCGCCAACTGTTATGCCAGTCTCTATGCCCTCCAATGTCAATAAGGAGCGTGGTAATCTATCTTCCTCTGTCACAAATTGCCCATTAACGAGGAAGAGATCAGGCTCAAATTTTGCTGTAGAAGCCCCTCCAGTTGTTAAGAAATCTCGGGGCAAGTTACCATCCAGGAAAACACCAAATAAAG CAACTACTCAAGAAACTGCTCAACTTGATAATGCAGCCACTACAAAAGAAGCAACTTGTTCATCTGTGACTGGGTCATCAACTCATAACCGCACAACTAGTGGTCCGGTAGTTCATGGATCTACTGTTGCAAAGAGTTTGTTTAATCAACCTTCGTTTTCCTCCCCAGCTCATTCAACTGGCCCCAAAACACCACCACAAGCAATTTCCTTTCACAATGATAAATCTGTATCTCCAGTTGGTATCTCTTCCAATGCTCACGGCAATAACAACAATACTCCTCAGGAGACTCCTACAAATTGCACCGTGATTACGTCAGAAAGAGTGATTGTGAGCCCGTGCAAACATGTGGCATACACCATGGAGAGAAACCATTGCATTTCTTCATCCTCACCAGTCAAGACAACCTTCAAGAGGTTGAGTATGAGGGAAAATGTCAAAGGAAGGCTCGATTTTGATGGTTCTGATGTGACTGCCAACTTGGATAAACCAATTGTTGATGAGATCTCAACGTCTGAGTCTGACAAGGAAGGAGATATTTTTGACATTGATTTGCCTAATTTAGATGCATTTGGAGCTAACTTCTTCTCGGAATTGTTAGTTGATCTGGATCTTGGCTTTGAAGGGATAGGTTGTCCTTGCCAGCCACTCTTGGGTCCTCCTGCAGACACTGTTTCTGG GTCCTCGCATGAATCCAGGGATGGTCGTTTGGTTGTTGATCAAGTCACGTCAGAATTTTCCTCAACTGTGACTGAGGTGATCTCAGGAAAAGATGTGAACATTCAAG GTCCTGATACTGTTACTGCTGTGAAGTCTATAAGAAAGTGCATCATCTTAAGCCCTG CAAAAACCCATAGTTCTATGGAACAAGAGAATCATACGGACAGAAACTAA